The proteins below are encoded in one region of Hordeum vulgare subsp. vulgare chromosome 3H, MorexV3_pseudomolecules_assembly, whole genome shotgun sequence:
- the LOC123444620 gene encoding uncharacterized protein LOC123444620, which produces MELATRDLAALGAGDLVRASAAIPRAAPRTFALLTACLVFPLSFAVLAHSLFTHPILRRIRTSDYTATSAQWVALFAYQFLYLIFLFTFSLLSTAAAVFTVASLYAAKPASISSSLSALPPILPRLLRTFLWVSLLMLAYHVGFVLTVVLLIVLIGPPVTASTPPPLSLLLALLAVAFLFLAIHVYISALWHLASVISVLEPVCGLAAMSKSRQLLQGRTRTASVLVFSYFAVCGLITALFRSAVVKGQGEEGSLDMSLAGRILIGALLVSVLVCVNLLGLLVQSVFYYACKAYHNQQIDRTALYEHLGGYLGEYVPLKSNIQMENL; this is translated from the coding sequence ATGGAGCTGGCGACGCGCGATCTCGCGGCGCTGGGCGCGGGGGACCTGGTGCGGGCCTCCGCCGCGATCCCGCGCGCCGCGCCGCGCACCTTCGCGCTGCTCACGGCCTGCCTCGTCTTCCCGCTCTCCTTCGCCGTGCTCGCGCACTCCCTCTTCACCCACCCCATCCTCCGCCGCATCCGGACCTCCGACTACACCGCCACCTCCGCCCAGTGGGTCGCCCTCTTCGCCTACCAGTTCCTCTACCTCATCTTCCTCTTCACCTTCTCGCtcctctccaccgccgccgccgtcttcACCGTCGCCTCCCTCTACGCCGCCAAGCCGGCCTCCATCTCCTCATCCCTCTCCGCGCTGCCGCCCATCCTGCCCCGCCTCCTCCGCACCTTCCTCTGGGTCTCGCTCCTCATGCTCGCCTACCACGTCGGCTTCGTCCTCACCGTCGTCCTCCTCATCGTCCTCATCGGCCcgcccgtcaccgcctccaccccGCCTCCGCTCTCCTTGCTcctcgccctcctcgccgtcgcaTTCCTCTTCCTCGCCATCCACGTCTACATCTCCGCGCTCTGGCACCTCGCCAGCGTCATCTCCGTGCTCGAGCCGGTATGCGGCCTCGCCGCCATGTCCAAGAGCAGGCAGCTCCTTCAGGGCCGCACCCGCACGGCCTCCGTCCTCGTTTTCTCCTACTTCGCCGTCTGCGGCCTCATCACGGCGCTCTTCCGTTCAGCTGTCGTCAAGGGGCAAGGCGAGGAGGGGAGCCTCGACATGAGCTTGGCCGGGAGAATACTTATCGGCGCTCTGCTGGTCTCTGTCCTCGTCTGCGTCAATCTGCTGGGACTGCTCGTCCAGAGCGTCTTCTACTACGCCTGCAAGGCCTACCACAACCAGCAGATCGACAGGACCGCGCTCTACGAGCACCTCGGGGGCTACCTTGGCGAGTACGTGCCGCTCAAGAGCAATATCCAGATGGAGAACCTGTGA